TAAGTCTTTTACCGAGGTATCGTAATCAACAGTAAATACTATCCTGCAGCAAAgttatgaatgaaaaaaaaaaaaatgcctcaACTTTTAACCTATGGATTATATGCGATactaaaatgatttgaaaattgtAAAGTCAAAGAGAAATCAATGAAGGAATAACACATTATTACATGAGCCATTATACCACAAATATGTCCTAAATCAATGTTGCCACATGTTATGAATGATAAGACCTTTAAAAAACATTGTCACAGTTAATCTACAGTTTTTAAGCCCTGAATATCTTAGAATGGACACAAAGGCCATGGCTTGCAACAATGTTTAAAGATCAACCTAGGCTGAAAAAAAAGAACCAAGGAAAAAATAGATGCTCTGCAAAAGGCAGAGCAAATTCCTTTTTGGACCCTAAGCTTCAACTACCCAACTAAAAGTATAAAGTACCTTATAATACATGttctaaatttaaatgtaacATAATCCTGCTGTTCTACATATTGAAATTTCACTTCTTATAAATTAGTCAGAATCTCATTAAAGAGAAGAGTAATTCACTTGAATACAATAAGAAATATGATTTGTGTAACTGGAAATGTTATAAAGTGTGTTCGTGGAAAGTTCCACAACTTTTTCCATTAAATGACCTGCAATGGTCAAAACAATTTTGAGATTGTAAACATGTATGGCTATACTGCCTTCTACTGGGAAATATTGATCTTCTGAATTCACACTTAAATCTTCTCTCTTTAAAGTAAACTTTAATAACAATACAAGACCTTGATGTCTACAGTTAAGAACAAGTATTTGACCAACCAATGAACTATATCTAACTTCAACTTTAAATAACATCAAAATCCATTGGACTGTCAATGCTAAACAAACAATAGACTTATTTTTCATTCCAAAATAgcaacagaaaaagaaaattatctaTATCACATCTTCAATCACTTTTGTCTATTTTCTCCTACTTGGAaaagaattttccttaaaatacattttttaaattttgatatttctttaaaatgatcaaATCTGTCTTATTTTTGTCTAAGACAGTTTTTAAGAGGTGCAAAATTCCCTAAATGTTTCACACTaggttttattttcagttttatcTAAATGACGTTAACGTTATTAAACCTCAATATGATTCATTCATTTAACGAGACATCTGAATGATCTAGAAAGTAATGTGACAGGGTGAACAAAACATTGTGTCTCTCCggaaataaatatcatattcaaCCTCTTAAGAAATCTCTGCTCtggatttttcatttcataGGTATGAAAAAGACGATCTTGAGCATACAATGCAGACAAATATGATTCAATCAAAATGATCTAATTATGGTATTTTAATTCTCTTTATATCACAAAAACCAATTTTACTATTTATGATTcgaatttataaaaaaagaagaggGACAGTAAAATAGAAAAGCAAACAATCACAATGGGTTTGCTTTccaaaagtaataaaattattagaaattcagatattcagaataaaaaacatttactGCACAATGAAGCCCTcaggaaatgtgatttttcttGGAGAATTAATCTTCATATTTCACTTCCcagcatgcaataaatgtatagttctacaaactgtggaatcatttatatttttataggaGAATTTTCATGAATTGTCTATACTCTACCAATTTTGTTGAATGTAATTTCCTTGAATATCTCCTATGTGTATCAGActgttcattaattttttttaaagaatgttacTTTGTGGGTAAAGGTTCTTAAGATATCCAGGAAAATTGAACCTCTACAAATTGATGATTCCACACACACAATATTGGAAAGTACTGTTTTTAACTGGGATTTTTAGAGTATATCTAGCAAAGTAATTGGGCAAACCTTTCTCACACTTCACTTAGGATGTGTAAAAAAACACCAATGTAATTcattgtttgtgttttttttcatgaatccACACAATGTAAAACACACACACCCTTCCAACCTTACAAAACGCGACTCCATCAACCCATTCTAGAAAGATCCATTCTAGAAAGATACCCtgatatcaaatatgtttcttCTAGTCTGCAGGACACTGAGTGACTCCCTGTCCGCTAGTAGCCGATTCAGTGAGCTTTAGTGGGAAGTCATTTGCTAAAACCACATCTCTTATACACCCTTGGAACCCAGTCTTGTACATACTCTTGGTGTTGTGGGAAACGTCTGGAAGTCctcctgaaaaaaaattcttctgatATTAGGCATCTTTTTGTGTAGGTTAAATGATATGGCCATAGTTAAAGCTGTGAGCAGACAAAAAGACTGaaagataaagaataaacaaacaaactatAAAAAAGGCACTACCAGACCTAGCATCCTCTTGCAACAGGACAAGTTTTTGGaacgtgttcgctataacctcataaaaataaattgtgttcaacttataatgatataatttaattctggttgtaacacgctttctgagtggttgaaaaattattttatatcgtataaagaatgttgcccaCATCATAGTAAGAcaaacgtcaaaaacgtatcaattaGACTgatgttacgtttgaattttgtacaatttaatgtcattttagagatcaaatgactgtttttatcaacaattgatagcaaaaaaattaaattataagaatgaattcaatatttattagttttatacaatatcaaaatggtttggaacagtttatgctttttaataaaccgcttcgcggtttataaagcgtaaactgccctaaaccattttataccatataaaactaataaatattgaattcattccttaagtaAAGTGGATCTCTTTCAATTTTGCCAAAAACTTTCATAAACTACCACATCCTCTGCAAgaggaattgaaaaaaaagaaacaaacaataattttcataaaattagtaaaTGTGCCAGAATTCAAATCTAAAATTCACTCTAaactttcaaatcaaataaaattattccaATAGTTCACATAAAAAAACAGAATTCAGAAAATTAAAGTGAATGCAATTCTTTCATCATTGAATTATTGTAACAATTTTACCTATGTAGACTGGACCCTTCACATTGAGAATACTAAACATTCCTACTGATGTTCCCTCCTCTGTTTGAGTACCATCAATTGTTAGGCTACTGTATCTTCCATTCCTGAAAAGGTTAGCTCTACTTTCAAACATGgtttaattaatcaatgaaagAAAAGTATTGAAAACATTAACCATTAAAACTTGCATAACTTCACTCTTATACCTTTAtctgtatttgaaaattttttgataaattgtttttcattcttGTGCACCaaatttaacatatacatgtatacaagtttGTGAAATTTCGAGTTAAAAAAGAATGTTACATTTGCTTGCAGTGCTGGAAGAGTAAAGGTTTTGTAAACCAAATAATAGTGATTAAACGTACAGGTAAATATCAAAGAGCAGTAACTCAATAAATTTGCTGTTAATAGTCATTTCTTTGTTGAATGAATCAATAACATGTGCAGAGTTCTATTCTATTTTGAAAATAGCtctacatttttctttacatgaaaaatgttctcatcttctgtaataaaattatctgaTACCTTTGTGCATTGATTGTATGCCATTTCCCATCAGATAGTTGAGTTTTGTTGTACGAGATGACTCCTCTCCCTGAGCCAAGATTATACTGGAAAAGAAGTTCATTCCCTTTGAACCCCAGTGAGAGAAAATCCCCTGTACCCTCATGTAGAGGGAGGTTTTCACTGGTCCAAAACAGAAGGCCCCTCAGTGAGTATCCTCGAATCTCTATTTGGAGGTTAAACTGTTTTCCAGAAACTCTACAAGTACAGAATAAAAGATATTGGGGCTAAAGTGTTTTCTCAGTGAGATTTCTCACATCTTTATTTGGAGGTTAAATTAACTGTTTTCCAGAAACTCTACAAGTACAGAATAAAAGATATTGGGGCTAAAGTGTTTTCTCAGTGAGTTTCCTCAAATCTTTATTTGGAGGTTAAATTAACTGTTTTCCAGAATGATGAATCTGTAgttttagctcgttctttttcgcTCGCACactagttaaaaaaaaaagataattaaaactCTACAAGtacagaataaaaaatattagggCTAAAGTCCTTTCGGTAATACAAGCAGAACATCTTTAAATAAGGTAGAAGGTGCGTAAAAAAAGCTAAAAAGAACCCACTACAATGTATATTGAGTATCAGTAGGTAAATATATGTATGGTACCTGTTCTTGATATCCTTACTGTCATAAACCAGGAAGCTTGATCCACTAAACTTTGCAGTGGAGATACTCAGATCTGTAAGTAAACAGATATGTAATTGCACACCTTGTGAAAGGAAAAAGATTCaaatctatcatttttttttaaatattgtatcatacacatgtataacaCTGAGAACCTGTTCTCCATATCTCTAAAATTTCTTTTTGGATTCTACAGTGGACCTCACCTCCTTTTGCCCCTAAAAAATATCTCAAACCTCATGCTTTCTAAAAAATTGGACTGCATCACTTGATTCTTTGGCAATTATAATCTTCTcccaaataaatataaaaattcatttttctccAAACTTTGTTCTGCAGACATTCATGATTTATACTTAAAACACTGAAGTTGAATACTTACTCTTTTGACAATTCTCCTCTGTAAACCCCACAGAACACAAACATCTGTACTGTCCCATAGCAGGGACACACTTTCCAGAATTCTGGCATGGCTTGCTATTACAGGGATGAGGACACGGCTCTACATTATAACCATGTATAGCTTCCTCCATGAGACGCACCGGGCGGCCATTCAAAAGCAGCTACATAGtaaatacaatgcaacaatATGACCACATCTTACTGTGTAATCATCATTGTTTATGGGGGACCAATGTTGGTGGCTTTcatgggtaacccttgcccgAGAAGTTACATCCCTACTAATCTATACACAATcacttgtttaatatttattaaaattatctcGATTAAACTACCAGCGAAATTACATCCGCACGAACCAGGAAAACTTTGGCTACCCAAGAACATTGACCCCctcgaataaaaatgattcaacaGTATTTAGTTAATTCAAGAAAGAAGTAAAAACACATTAGGCAATTCCTGTGAAACACATACCATGTACATTACTGTTCTACATGTTCGTGCCTGAtttgtaatgaaaatttataacaaGATATGAATTGTACATGCCTATAAAGATACAACTAACTACCTTCTGAACACATCCTTGATAGGATGAGGATTGATTAAGATGCCTGGAAGTGATGTCAAAATCAGGATGACCTCCAACAAAGAGAGGCTGTAGCAGCGTAAGCTGGGTGTAGGCACCTTTTGACAGACCCTGTACAGGAATCTGGTCATCGACTTCTAACACACCCTGTAAGCCTGTTCTGGATACCTTTATTCTATGCCAGCTGTTCAGACTTACAGGCAAAGAACTcctaaaaaattgtgaaatataggataaatgtaatttgtaatatccTAGGAAGTTTGCTAGGGGTTAGGGAGTAGCATGAGGATGGTGTATTGAGCAGTCTGCTAAAGGGAGACaactcaaaattttaaagattcaaatcccttaattaaagaaaatctctttaaaatattgtacatcacaaacaaaaattaattatcataaCACCATAATACAGTTATCAACCTGATAACAGCAGGTCCAGTTCCTAAATCAAACTGGAATTCAGCAAATCCTTCACGCATCAGGATAGCGATGTAGTCACCGAGTTTGTTGGTTGTGTATCCGTTATACAGGATCAGTCCTTCTGAGGATGTAGGTTTGAATGTTATTTCTATCTCTGTGTATGACAAGCTGGTTCTGCCAAGCCCTTGGTACTGCAGCACTGAATGACCTTTGAACTCAGGTACTTCAATTTTTCCATCTGTGAAGGAATTTAATAATGGTTATcatgaatttaaaatacaaaaaaatatagaaagttATTATTTCATATACCAGTACATGAATATGTTGCATGGTAACTGATGTTTGATTTACTTTGAACACAGTCTGGTCCATAAAATCCCAAAGGACACAGGCAGACAAACTGATCGGGTGAGATGATCTTACACGACCCTCCATTGTGACAAACTATATCATCACACACTCCATCACTGCAATCCTCTACAAGAAAAAACCCCATAAATGTCaattaaacagtttaaaaatgaTCTATCTACTAAAAAAAGGGTCTTTTAAGCCATGTTTACTTTtattgttgaaatttaaaacaggACTGTTGGTAATTCTACGACAGAGTTACATCTCTTTAAACAAAAATCCAAAAGGATGCCAAAACTTGTAAAAATGTcagtaaacaaaaaattgctGACACATTATTTTCTCAACTGTATTTGAACATACTGTaaaaacacatatttttgttgggttgaaattttgttttttaaaccaaatacaaATTCGTTGGGATTCATTTTCATCATATCGTAATCCTTAAAATTTATCGCATATCAACTctgtatttattaatacttgggttaaaaattcgtcatggatttaagGTCGGTAGCGGGTTTAAATTTTTGCGCCCTCTGCGCAGGGTATTGCGCATTACTGTTgtaaaacacaaatttaaagtaaaatgttcaatgatacaggttatcatgtAACGTTtctatttcagaaaaaatacttatcaaaaaattattttaagtgaAATGAATGGTTAGAATAATGTcagaagtattttaatttttcgccGCTTCTTCATAATCGATGTTATTGTCGTCGGAGTCAACGTCTTAAGATGACGTCAGTTGAGACACTGACGcaacaattgataaaaattaacgtcatgcattttttataacagcgtcaataattaaaatcaaaactataatttgcaaaataaaaacatatacgcGACCCTTCTACGTTCTGTGTGagtggaaatgtattttttcttctaatacaaataaaattaaatttgattcttaaacatccttttgttttatacaattctATAATGTAAAATGGCTGGCACGGCACGTTTATAGGATCAAACTATGAGGACGGATAGCCTAAAAACCATCcggtcaattttattttaatttggcaaaaagTTTACTTATACGTTAACCTTCCatcgctgaaaatttaaagaaaatcgtTTGTTTGTAATTtcttaaatatgaaattgaaaatgaaaaccctCATTTTCTTGTATAATCCTATATAAAATGTCGGTGATGAATCGGACATACGACCAATATTTGAGCGCGACAAACAGATAAACTATCCGgtcaatttactttatattttgcacataGTTTACTCATAAGTTGACATTTCactgtaaaaaatttaaaggaaatcgtatgtttgaaacattctccCCCGAGACTCCTTAATgttgatttatactgccaatgaaaataacaaaattaaatcctgaatgaatatttttgctTCTACAGAATCATGCAAATCcaaattataaagaatctgAATTGTTATGGTACAATGAATAACACCCCTGAATTTCTACCTATATTTTGCCCATCTACTGCATCCCCCAGTTCAGCATCAATACTGACATTCTGTCCTAACTGACTGTGGGTCTTTCCATGTGTTGGTCCTAACCCCATATCCGTGTGCTGTGTTGCCTTTCTGAAGTCATATTGTTGCTGGTTGAAAATTAAACTCTGGACACAGCCTCTAAATCCACCCATTGTATTCACCCTGTTCTGAACCGAGGACATACTTCTGTGTCCTCCAAGGAAGAGTTCTGTCCTCAGTGTTATCCTGGTGTAAGCTCCCTGCAGTAAAAATCGATATTATTACTTTGAAAACTcttatataaactttttttttctccaaataacatcaatatttttatgGGTCTTTTTTTCAACCTTTATAGATATAACTTACTTGTGCAAGTCCAGAAATAGGTCCATGGCCATTCATCCATAGCCAGCCTTGATTCTCCATTCGTTTGGCCTTGACCTGATTCCACTGACCTATCGTGACCTTGTTTGGGCTCTGTATTATTGCAGATCCAGTTCCACAGTCAAATCTATGAATAAAAGTCTTCATCAACAGCTATAGGTATATATACTGGTAATATTTGCTGgtattggttttgttttaatcttATATTCTCAGATTTTCTCCAGAATTCctacattttctatttttatcaaaccAGAACCATGAAATTCATAAGCATGTATCAAATTCATGTACATAAGAATCAAATAAATAGCTCATACttactgaattatttttatcaaaatagcATAATTGTACAACACTGTAAAATTTCCCTCAATTCCTCAATATTACAAAGATTGGGGcacatatgatacatgtacctataaatCGTAACATTATGCCAGTAGGAAAACACACCTGAACTCTACATGTCCATTGACAAGAGCAAGAGAGAAAAAGTCCCCTTTCCCTGTTGGGTGTTCTGAGGTGAAAAGAATGAGACCCGAATCTGATGATGGCTTAAACTCCATGGAAATTTCAAACTCTTTGTATCCATTGGTCAATCTGGGCAGGGTCAGGAAGCTGTCTACCCCTGAGAATTGTGGGTACTTTACTCTCCGAACTGGAAAGAATTGACACAAATGTCcatgtttatatatatcaaGACCAAATCTCCAAAATAAGCATCTGAATTCAAAAAATTGTTCctcaaaaatataataaagtatGAAGGTAAAGGAACAATATCATACCGTAGTTTACACCTTTTATTTgctacaatttttatttcacaatttacaGGAGGATAAACTGGTTTGCAGCCACTAATTTCAAGCGAAATCTATTACCTGTGTCATTTTTATTGGCATACGGGAATGAGAAGATTTTGGTGAGAATTATTTGCCAAGGTGAGGTTCTCACAAACCACATGAACATTTCTCGTACATGAatgaaagttggtttacagtattagTACCGGAATGTTGGCTAATGCAAATGCCATTTTTGGTTCTTTAAGAACTTCTAGATTGAATTGTCTAGCTTAAcaacaaacataaaaatatttttaaataaacatgttttaccTTTGTCACAAGATTTGCCAATGAAACCCAATGGACAATGACATTTGACCAATGAATTTTCAATGGAGCATTTGGCGTAGTTCTTACAAATTTTTCTCCGACATGTTGGATACATCATAAGGGACGCAGGTCCTAAAATACTATTTTCATGTAGACTAATGGAAGCTTCATTTCTTTGTGCTGAATTCTGTGCTATATTCTCATCCTGGATGCTACCTAGGGTTTTATTTTCACCGCCTTTGGAAAACAACTGATTATTAGCTGTGTCAACAGTATTTTCCAAAGGTGACCCTACagggaaagaaaaaaatctctatatataaattgcATTGTCCTGTACAAATATTTTCACTCATGTACACTGCTGACCTCCTTGCACCAACATCTGTTCCGCAAAGTGATACTGATATACATGCTACTGTGAAAACTTGATCATGAAGAATTTCTCATTTCAtacaatttcctttttttatggggaatggggggggggggggtgtttaaaaaaatattctgatttGGAAAGTTTTGTAAGCAAGTTAAACAACTAAATCCCGTAATGCAGTAAACATGCACAGTGAGCCCCCCTCCCTTCATTCAAAGCATGCCAGAACTGAATCTTTCTGTTGAAGCCAAATAGAAtccaataaaaacaataaaaccaacACATGCAGTTGGTGCATCAGTAATTTTAATGGTCTGTAGAGACAGCTAGTGCAACATAGTATGATCCGACTTTAATCACAATTCCATGATTTACTTTAAAGTGTCACACAATATTCTAATTCAAGTTAACAGTAACTTGagtaattaaatcattaaaaaccaACACAGAACAATCTAATCtgattttcattcaaagcaaattcaatttcatatgtagcctttttaaaacttatatatatcAATGTTTAAATCTTTGATCATTCTGTCCATTCCATGCATCAAATTGATTATAAGTCACTTTATTTGTTTGCATGTTGTTCTTCAGTAACACTACATTAACTAATGGAAGTGGGGAATTTCTGGCTTTGTTCCATTATCTCTGAAAGTGCACTACCAAATGATGAAATATTCATTCCATTGGCCATTTCACTGATTTTATTTGTGTTAATACTTCAATTGTCTGGCTTAGGATGTATTGCATCTAATGCAGCACATTTTATCGGCTATGTGAATTTCCAAGggaaaattgatataaattaacaTCAACCATGTCCCATAGAATGTTTTTGAAGTGAGAGAACTGTAGTGATTTCTATCATGATTCCTTTTATCTTTGCTTAGCTTTCCTTTTATGACTGTTGTAAACATGAGGGAAAATGTACAATAGCATTTAGATTATGACAAAATTCAATTATGAAAACAATGCTATTGCATGCTTCAAAACATATGGGAATTGGTGGTGATTGCTTGAAGACAATCCACAGAAACAAAGGAGAATgcagataaagaaaaaattccaataatGGCTCAATCTCTCCTCTGAAGGCAGCTGGCAAGTGTGAGGATAATTAACAGCCATGAAGAGGTTTTCAAAGACAAGAGCAGACGAGGGCTCACCATTACATAGAATCAATACACCAC
This portion of the Magallana gigas chromosome 7, xbMagGiga1.1, whole genome shotgun sequence genome encodes:
- the LOC105318393 gene encoding pikachurin; the protein is MASYLTVIACFTTLLTWNIAENTNNVVLVAFFQGGCSKDSVCQHVCVDIDNGYFCRCHPGYSINKDGISCSGSPLENTVDTANNQLFSKGGENKTLGSIQDENIAQNSAQRNEASISLHENSILGPASLMMYPTCRRKICKNYAKCSIENSLVKCHCPLGFIGKSCDKVRRVKYPQFSGVDSFLTLPRLTNGYKEFEISMEFKPSSDSGLILFTSEHPTGKGDFFSLALVNGHVEFRFDCGTGSAIIQSPNKVTIGQWNQVKAKRMENQGWLWMNGHGPISGLAQGAYTRITLRTELFLGGHRSMSSVQNRVNTMGGFRGCVQSLIFNQQQYDFRKATQHTDMGLGPTHGKTHSQLGQNVSIDAELGDAVDGQNIEDCSDGVCDDIVCHNGGSCKIISPDQFVCLCPLGFYGPDCVQNGKIEVPEFKGHSVLQYQGLGRTSLSYTEIEITFKPTSSEGLILYNGYTTNKLGDYIAILMREGFAEFQFDLGTGPAVIRSSLPVSLNSWHRIKVSRTGLQGVLEVDDQIPVQGLSKGAYTQLTLLQPLFVGGHPDFDITSRHLNQSSSYQGCVQKLLLNGRPVRLMEEAIHGYNVEPCPHPCNSKPCQNSGKCVPAMGQYRCLCSVGFTEENCQKNLSISTAKFSGSSFLVYDSKDIKNRVSGKQFNLQIEIRGYSLRGLLFWTSENLPLHEGTGDFLSLGFKGNELLFQYNLGSGRGVISYNKTQLSDGKWHTINAQRNGRYSSLTIDGTQTEEGTSVGMFSILNVKGPVYIGGLPDVSHNTKSMYKTGFQGCIRDVVLANDFPLKLTESATSGQGVTQCPAD